The Oncorhynchus tshawytscha isolate Ot180627B linkage group LG32, Otsh_v2.0, whole genome shotgun sequence genome includes a region encoding these proteins:
- the LOC112230409 gene encoding cysteine-rich protein 2-binding protein-like codes for MMENGGEQRGQVEDEAMCTTASEGLEEGEVEGETLLIVESEDQGSVDLSHDQSGDSLNSDLGEDAEGGWNEDMAFYCDKCHKWIPIAQLHGEQPSYLKGDNFFKFTCYDCTEDVKETFERMRLTWQQVVMLAMYNLSLEGTGRQGYFRWKEDICAFIGRHWTFLLGTRKKTSTWWSTVAGCLSVGSPTFFRSGAQEFGEPGWWKLVQNRPPTLRPDGDKSSVASLKSKAASKPTLDPIITVEGLRKRVGRNPVESAMQLKEKRSRTHEAKDIRRAQKEAAGYMDHSASSTAVKFSGRGGGRRPDLVLEKGEVVDFSSMSSSDRTPLTSPSPSPSPDFSAPGTPASHSATPSLLSEADLIPDVMPPMALFHDDEELDGEGVIDPGIEYIPSPSMSLGTGDLVVRKKLRLGVAGAHIKQEAESDDEEGRGRDDEDDERRGRGEGQSNVVRGGRGGGERRRGALTEKGKGSPPSEPQFSPLSLYEERVLLRRLEACPQALAVTAQAKRLHRKLLVRKAKRQRGLPLLDIDQVVSATLSLVGGLYGSQEGGQGRYEGSGKYRTTSQDLRILDRFQTTVSSRRGYHQPTVSFWHRLMGSDASVDQGIKSPYTSRTLKPFIRRDYENKPMKLKLLAEIRAYPHRKDPCWVTKPEAPIDYCYVRPNHIPSVNSMCHDIFWPGVDLSECLQYPDFSVVVLYKKVLIGFGFMVPDVKYNEAYISFLLVHPEWRRAGIATFMIYHLIQTCMGKDVTLHVSASNPAMLLYQKFGFKTEEYILDFYDKYYPLDSKECRHAFFLRLRR; via the exons ATGATGGAAAACGGTGGTGAGCAGAGGGGCCAAGTGGAAGATGAGGCCATGTGCACCACTGCCTCGGAGGGGCTGGAGGAGGGTGAGGTGGAGGGTGAGACGCTGCTCATCGTGGAGTCGGAAGACCAAGGCTCGGTGGATCTCTCGCACGACCAGAGCGGTGACTCGCTCAACAGTGATCTGGGGGAGGACGCCGAGGGTGGCTGGAACGAGGACATGGCCTTCTACTGCGACAAGTGCCACAAGTGGATCCCCATCG CTCAGCTGCACGGAGAGCAACCCAGCTACCTGAAAGGAGACAACTTCTTTAAGTTCACCTGCTATGACTGTACAGAAGATGTCAAGGAGACCTTTGAGAGGATGAGACTCACCTGGCAACAG GTGGTTATGTTGGCCATGTACAACCTTTCTTTGGAGGGCACAGGGCGTCAAGGCTACTTTAGATGGAAAGAGGACATCTGTGCCTTTATTGGGAGACACTGGACCTTCCTACTGGGCACCAG AAAGAAGACTTCCACATGGTGGAGCACGGTGGCGGGCTGTTTGTCGGTGGGGAGCCCCACGTTCTTCCGCTCAGGGGCCCAGGAGTTTGGCGAGCCGGGCTGGTGGAAGCTGGTCCAGAACCGTCCACCCACCCTGCGCCCAGATGGAGACAAGTCCTCGGTGGCCTCCCTAAAATCTAAAG CTGCCTCCAAGCCAACCCTGGACCCCATCATCACGGTGGAAGGCTTACGGAAGCGCGTGGGCCGGAATCCGGTGGAAAGCGCCATGCAGCTGAAAGAAAAGCGCTCACGCACCCACGAGGCTAAGGACATCCGGCGGGCGCAGAAGGAGGCGGCGGGGTACATGGATCACAGCGCCTCCTCCACGGCTGTCAAGTTCAGCGGCCGTGGTGGCGGGCGGAGACCCGACTTGGTCCTGGAGAAAGGCGAGGTGGTGGACTTCTCCTCAATGAGCTCATCGGACCGAACGCCACTCACCAGCCCCTCGCCGTCGCCCTCTCCGGACTTCTCTGCACCCGGCACCCCCGCCTCCCACTCAGCCACGCCCAGCCTGCTGTCGGAGGCTGACCTCATCCCTGACGTCATGCCACCGATGGCGCTCTTTCACG ATGACGAGGAGCTGGACGGCGAAGGCGTCATCGATCCCGGCATCGAGTACATCCCCTCACCCAGTATGTCCTTGGGCACTGGCGACCTTGTCGTTCGCAAGAAGCTGCGGCTTGGGGTGGCAGGGGCGCACATcaagcaggaagcagagagtgaCGACGAGGAGGGCCGCGGCCGGGATGATGAAGACGACGAGAGGCGGGGGCGCGGCGAAGGCCAATCCAATGTGGTCAGGGGGGGGCGGggtggtggggagaggaggaggggggcctTAACAGAGAAGGGGAAGGGTTCCCCCCCTTCAGAGCCCCAGTTTTCCCCCCTCAGCCTGTATGAGGAGCGTGTGCTGCTGCGGCGCCTGGAGGCTTGTCCGCAAGCGTTGGCGGTGACTGCGCAGGCCAAGCGGCTGCACAGGAAGCTACTGGTGAGGAAGGCCAAGCGCCAGAGAGGGCTCCCCCTGCTGGACATCGACCAGGTGGTCAGCGCCACCCTCAGTCTGGTGGGAGGGTTGTACGGGTCCCAGGAGGGTGGACAGGGCCGCTACGAGGGCTCGGGGAAGTACCGCACCACCAGCCAGGACCTCCGAATCCTCGACCGCTTCCAG ACAACGGTGTCCAGCAGAAGAGGGTACCACCAGCCCACAGTGTCCTTCTGGCACCGCCTTATGGGCTCCGACGCCAGCGTAGACCAAGGCATCAAGAGCCCGTACACCTCCCGCACCCTCAAACCCTTCATAAG GAGGGACTATGAGAACAAGCCTATGAAGCTGAAGCTGTTGGCGGAGATCCGTGCCTACCCCCACAGGAAGGACCCCTGCTGGGTCACCAAGCCAGAGGCCCCCATCGACTACTGTTACGTCAGGCCCAACCACATCCCCTCTGTTAACTCCATGTGCCACGACATCTTCTGgccag GTGTGGATCTCTCTGAGTGTCTCCAGTACCCAGACTTCAGCGTAGTGGTCCTTTATAAGAAGGTGTTGATCGGCTTTGGGTTCATGGTGCCGGATGTGAAGTACAACGAGGCCTACATCTCCTTCCTGCTGGTGCATCCCGAGTGGAGGAGGGCTGGGATCGCTACATTCATGATCTACCATCTCATTCAG ACCTGCATGGGAAAAGACGTCACTTTACACGTCTCGGCCAGTAACCCCGCCATGCTCCTATACCAGAAGTTTGGCTTCAAGACTGAGGAGTACATATTGGACTTTTACGACAAATACTACCCGCTGGACAGCAAGGAGTGCCGACACGCCTTCTTCCTGCGGCTACGGCGGTGA